The following proteins are encoded in a genomic region of Nitrospirota bacterium:
- a CDS encoding ChbG/HpnK family deacetylase, which produces MAKDINSAISELTKKKIVSKVSVMAYETTEIISNDFDKNVEIGLHINLTANTTLIGMDQSNNLTLPKLLYLIYTRQLTKNKIIDNIKHQHNVIKSKGFQITYMDTHQHIHIIPKVMNSLIHYAQTAGIFSIRCITLEKKNMFFYIFSLIRYGFLLQVPKMMILYFMGYFMKRKLDNAKIRYSKNLVLMPLATGGNYEDLLKEFINRFRDKDFDTEIVSHPGLGTENRIDSYIAGRLDEYRSLLNTHIRD; this is translated from the coding sequence ATGGCAAAAGACATTAACAGTGCAATTTCAGAGCTTACCAAAAAGAAAATTGTTTCAAAGGTGAGTGTAATGGCTTATGAAACAACTGAAATTATCAGTAATGATTTTGACAAGAATGTTGAAATTGGTTTGCATATTAATCTTACTGCAAATACAACACTTATTGGAATGGATCAGAGTAATAATTTAACTCTTCCTAAATTGCTTTATTTAATTTATACCAGGCAATTAACTAAAAATAAAATCATTGATAATATTAAACATCAGCATAATGTTATTAAAAGCAAAGGCTTTCAAATCACATATATGGATACTCATCAGCACATTCATATTATTCCGAAGGTGATGAATTCATTAATCCATTACGCACAAACGGCGGGAATATTTTCCATACGGTGTATTACACTCGAAAAAAAAAATATGTTTTTTTATATTTTCTCCCTGATACGATATGGATTTCTTTTGCAAGTACCCAAGATGATGATTTTGTATTTTATGGGCTATTTTATGAAGAGGAAGCTGGATAATGCCAAGATTCGTTATTCAAAAAATCTTGTTCTCATGCCGTTAGCTACAGGCGGAAATTATGAGGATTTGCTGAAAGAATTTATTAATAGATTCAGAGATAAAGATTTTGACACCGAAATTGTATCACATCCCGGTCTGGGAACTGAAAATCGAATTGACAGTTATATCGCAGGGAGACTTGATGAATACAGATCATTACTTAATACGCATATTCGTGATTAA
- the epsI gene encoding EpsI family protein: protein MEKYKYWVVIILLLSGAVLSFAFTKEKYVGTGFIAKLDLPVVVAKWRGENITEEVNGSIQRSTANFISDMLSYQYTNNEGKKLLFIILDAGNFHHPKGCFTSAGFNIRELDDTEFNVMGRRLQTHTLFTEKGEEKFLSFYWIIIDKNIVHEWIDQKIKQLYFSLFNKKRVGLMVRIDVLTDKDKMKDSMIIAKDFINDMSKTLHQEELDYIFGQR from the coding sequence ATGGAGAAATACAAATACTGGGTAGTAATTATCCTTCTTCTATCAGGTGCGGTCTTAAGCTTTGCTTTTACTAAAGAAAAATATGTAGGCACGGGCTTCATTGCTAAACTTGATTTACCTGTTGTTGTAGCAAAATGGCGAGGGGAAAATATAACTGAGGAGGTAAACGGAAGCATTCAGAGAAGTACGGCCAACTTTATAAGCGATATGCTTTCTTATCAATACACAAATAATGAAGGCAAGAAACTTCTTTTTATAATTTTGGATGCTGGGAATTTTCACCACCCAAAAGGGTGTTTTACCAGTGCAGGCTTCAACATCAGGGAACTTGACGATACGGAGTTTAATGTTATGGGACGCAGACTTCAAACACATACCCTTTTTACTGAGAAAGGGGAAGAGAAATTTCTAAGTTTTTACTGGATAATTATTGACAAAAATATTGTGCATGAATGGATAGACCAAAAAATAAAGCAATTATATTTTTCATTATTCAATAAAAAACGAGTTGGGCTTATGGTGCGAATCGATGTACTTACTGATAAAGACAAAATGAAAGACTCCATGATTATCGCAAAAGATTTTATAAACGATATGAGTAAAACACTTCATCAAGAAGAATTAGATTACATTTTTGGACAACGATGA
- the xrt gene encoding exosortase, translating to MVNYVVWSLVIIMYAPLFYQLYLFQWDKIDYTHAYFILPLSLWLVWRKRKDIKELAQQTHPGRHIGSLIILFTGLIMFVFGWKQEYMFISTLSLVPLLFGLVTYLYGRNMLKPLFFPILYLLLLVPVPLGVLDSITLPMRHGTSVVAEKILVLLNYPIKREGLLLTIGYSEIFMGPPCSGFRSLITMFSLMLTYVYIGSGGFSKKIILTSCIAPFALFGNLIRVVSLCLITFYFGEKVGQGFFHNFSGIVIFVITISGLIGVDSFLDRKLQ from the coding sequence ATGGTTAATTATGTAGTTTGGTCCTTAGTAATAATTATGTACGCACCTCTTTTCTATCAACTCTATCTTTTTCAATGGGATAAGATAGATTATACTCACGCCTATTTCATTCTTCCTCTATCCTTATGGCTGGTGTGGCGCAAAAGAAAAGATATAAAAGAGCTTGCACAGCAAACTCATCCAGGCAGACATATTGGCAGTCTTATAATTCTTTTCACTGGATTAATTATGTTTGTTTTTGGATGGAAACAAGAATACATGTTTATATCAACACTTTCGCTCGTTCCTCTTTTATTCGGTCTTGTGACTTATCTATACGGAAGAAACATGCTGAAACCATTATTCTTCCCGATTCTTTATCTTTTACTTTTAGTTCCTGTGCCGTTAGGAGTTTTGGACAGCATTACATTACCGATGCGTCACGGTACCTCTGTAGTAGCCGAAAAAATATTAGTTTTATTAAATTATCCTATTAAAAGAGAAGGACTGCTTTTAACTATAGGTTACAGTGAAATCTTTATGGGTCCGCCATGCAGCGGATTTCGCTCTTTAATTACCATGTTTTCTTTAATGTTGACTTATGTTTATATTGGCAGTGGAGGTTTCTCGAAAAAAATTATCCTAACATCTTGTATAGCCCCTTTTGCTTTATTCGGCAATCTAATACGTGTAGTATCTCTATGTCTTATTACCTTTTACTTCGGAGAGAAAGTCGGTCAGGGATTTTTTCATAACTTCAGCGGCATAGTAATATTTGTTATTACTATATCGGGCTTGATAGGTGTTGATTCGTTTTTAGATAGAAAATTACAATAA
- a CDS encoding glycosyltransferase family 4 protein, producing the protein MKVFVIGARGFPKVQGGIEKYCEELYRRLAKHDDLEITGLVIPKYYKNKIDEWQGVRFIYVKSVKSKNFEKILYGFIASLIAVIKRPDIAHFHGLSCALFIPLLKLVGVKIVLTFQSRDYLYPKWGKVAKIVWRLSEKAALKSDLIIAVSDAHTEYIKQYTDRVVRIPNGVEINHMEVSRDEEERYLNKYGLSRKSYIFFAGRFTPEKAIEDLISAYEQMNNNKWKLVLAGDADHEDSYSIMIKDRAEKVKNIILTGFITGKELQTLFANAKLFVLPSKFEGLPHVLLEAVSFKNEVLASNIEANLQVDLDRNSYYKQGNLEDLRQMMLFHLENETPDEEKTTRLDMLKKEYDWDIIANKIYQAYKCLYNS; encoded by the coding sequence ATGAAGGTCTTTGTGATTGGCGCGCGTGGTTTCCCAAAAGTTCAGGGCGGAATCGAGAAATATTGCGAAGAATTGTACCGCAGATTAGCTAAACACGATGACTTGGAAATTACCGGTTTGGTAATTCCCAAGTATTACAAAAATAAGATAGATGAGTGGCAAGGCGTTAGATTTATCTACGTCAAGTCGGTAAAATCAAAAAATTTTGAAAAGATCCTGTACGGCTTTATAGCGTCTTTAATTGCCGTCATAAAAAGGCCAGACATCGCGCACTTTCACGGATTGAGCTGCGCTCTTTTTATCCCATTATTGAAGCTGGTTGGCGTGAAAATCGTATTAACATTTCAGTCGAGGGATTACTTGTATCCTAAATGGGGTAAAGTCGCAAAAATAGTTTGGAGGCTTTCGGAAAAGGCCGCTCTCAAATCTGATTTGATAATAGCGGTATCGGATGCGCATACTGAATATATCAAACAATATACTGACAGGGTTGTTCGCATACCCAATGGAGTCGAAATTAATCATATGGAAGTTTCCAGGGATGAAGAGGAGCGCTATCTGAATAAATATGGGTTGAGCAGAAAAAGTTACATTTTTTTTGCTGGACGATTTACACCTGAAAAAGCAATTGAAGATCTTATCAGCGCATACGAACAAATGAACAATAACAAATGGAAGCTTGTTTTGGCTGGCGATGCTGATCATGAGGATAGTTACAGCATAATGATTAAAGATCGTGCTGAAAAAGTAAAGAACATCATTTTGACCGGTTTTATAACAGGCAAAGAATTGCAAACGCTATTTGCAAATGCAAAACTTTTTGTGCTGCCGTCAAAGTTTGAAGGTTTACCGCATGTATTGCTTGAGGCTGTTAGCTTCAAAAATGAAGTTCTTGCCAGTAATATTGAGGCAAATTTACAAGTAGATTTAGACAGAAACAGCTATTATAAGCAGGGGAATCTTGAAGATCTCAGGCAAATGATGCTTTTTCATTTGGAAAATGAAACTCCTGATGAAGAAAAAACAACGAGGTTGGATATGTTGAAGAAAGAATATGACTGGGACATTATTGCAAATAAAATATATCAGGCATATAAATGTCTATATAATTCTTAA
- a CDS encoding glycosyltransferase family 2 protein, with product MVNKIDIIMVAFNEADSIEEVLRSFYAMVSKYAETQIIVAEDGSIDGTREILKGLTNELPLKLELADNRRGYAGAVKDALIAATNDTIIFVDSDGQYLTDDFPNLFAAWNSQDKDMVIGEKVDRQDPPHRILISWIYHSLVRLSFKVPFKDMDCGYRFIRRELALNIAPECHLLPYSYWSEFTVRAYRKGFKIATVPIGHRDRLAGASRMYPFRKLPSMTIKQLRGLWTLYGELRSSR from the coding sequence ATGGTAAACAAAATCGATATTATTATGGTCGCCTTTAATGAAGCTGACAGTATTGAAGAAGTGCTGCGGTCTTTTTATGCAATGGTCTCTAAATATGCCGAGACGCAGATCATTGTTGCAGAAGACGGGAGTATAGACGGTACGCGAGAGATTCTTAAAGGGCTTACTAATGAATTACCGTTAAAACTCGAATTGGCCGATAACCGTAGAGGATATGCCGGAGCAGTCAAAGATGCTTTGATTGCAGCGACAAATGATACCATTATATTTGTGGATTCTGACGGTCAATATTTAACTGATGATTTCCCTAATCTTTTTGCCGCATGGAACAGCCAAGATAAAGATATGGTGATAGGTGAGAAAGTAGATAGACAAGACCCGCCGCACAGGATATTGATTTCATGGATATATCACTCACTCGTAAGGCTATCGTTCAAAGTGCCTTTTAAAGACATGGATTGCGGATATCGTTTCATAAGAAGGGAGCTCGCATTAAACATTGCACCTGAATGCCACCTTCTGCCATACAGTTATTGGTCAGAGTTTACCGTCCGCGCTTACAGGAAAGGTTTCAAAATAGCTACTGTCCCTATAGGTCACAGGGACAGATTAGCCGGGGCATCAAGGATGTATCCTTTTAGAAAACTTCCATCTATGACAATAAAACAGCTCAGGGGGCTTTGGACTTTATATGGGGAACTTCGTTCCAGCCGTTGA
- a CDS encoding class I SAM-dependent methyltransferase yields the protein MKTVMCKKGVSLRSKIESALFLYRAYKNKSFADAKRTIWHHQRLLGYLYKYVGIPVEKARILEIGCGQTARQVALFHADGASVVGIDIDAPTYKMNFSVFLKVARLNGMERALKSLTRHILFDKKFFTELSREYGKPVTFNNLDVRIMDATNTSFETDSFDFIFSNMVFQHIDNLEGAVREVNRMLKPSGIAAISIHLFPSISGGICHEWLNPDQLPSMRVPPWDHLRDNKFPVNIYLNKFTIKQYRNIFRAYTRTVEEQTTTEGEKILTPEIERDLKNKGYTREDLLTRTIIFIFGKRESLNG from the coding sequence ATGAAGACAGTCATGTGTAAAAAAGGAGTATCTCTTCGCAGCAAGATAGAGTCTGCTTTATTTCTTTATCGAGCTTACAAAAATAAGTCTTTTGCTGATGCCAAACGAACTATATGGCACCATCAGCGGCTTCTCGGATATTTATATAAATATGTAGGCATTCCTGTCGAAAAAGCAAGAATCCTTGAAATAGGTTGCGGACAAACTGCCAGACAAGTGGCGCTTTTTCATGCAGATGGCGCATCGGTTGTAGGGATTGATATAGATGCCCCGACGTATAAAATGAATTTCTCCGTATTCTTGAAAGTTGCGCGGTTGAATGGTATGGAACGGGCATTAAAGTCTTTAACAAGACATATTCTCTTTGATAAAAAATTCTTCACCGAATTGTCCAGAGAATATGGGAAACCCGTTACATTCAACAATCTTGATGTCCGTATAATGGATGCCACAAATACGTCTTTTGAGACTGACAGCTTCGACTTTATATTTTCAAACATGGTCTTTCAGCATATTGACAATTTGGAAGGTGCGGTTAGGGAGGTCAATCGGATGCTTAAACCATCGGGGATTGCGGCCATTTCAATACATCTTTTCCCAAGCATATCGGGAGGGATCTGTCATGAATGGTTGAACCCTGACCAATTGCCATCTATGAGAGTTCCGCCATGGGACCATCTCCGGGACAATAAGTTTCCCGTAAATATTTATTTAAATAAATTCACAATAAAACAGTATAGAAACATTTTCAGAGCTTATACCCGCACAGTTGAGGAACAAACCACAACAGAAGGCGAAAAAATATTGACTCCGGAAATTGAACGGGATTTAAAAAATAAGGGATACACAAGAGAAGATTTATTGACCAGAACCATAATTTTTATTTTCGGAAAGAGGGAATCCTTAAATGGTTAA
- a CDS encoding sugar transferase, whose amino-acid sequence MIKEQSRALKKFLLIADLFVVAVSFFIGYFIRTRFEGVLPLNVYIGFLPALLFIWGTLLYYFGMYRTTGVRQISEIIIVIFKTAVLGFIIFGSYVFVLHLQEQVTRLMMGIIFIIAAVLIIIEKIAIIYMVKYVWGLGTNFKSALYAFRSILVVGTGKRTGKFVSLISNNPQWAIKIIGLVDMDKTKTGNIIYGYKVLGSFDDIPNIIHNNVVDEVVFIVPRSWLNKIEGIIRFCESEGLAIHLAVDIFELEILKAKQTDLHGFPLLTFEGVSQKLEYLFIKRIIDFFISAVALIAFSPFFLISAILIKITSEGTILFKQERCSLYGRKFVFYKFRTMVTDAESKLEEVLKYNEMCGPVFKMTNDPRVTKIGKFLRKYSLDELPQLWNVFKGDMSLVGPRPPLPAEVEKYDNWQRRKLSMRPGITCLWQVSGRSEIADFNEWMKLDLEYIDNWSLWLDCKILLKTIPVVLLGKGAK is encoded by the coding sequence ATGATAAAAGAGCAAAGCAGAGCACTTAAAAAGTTTTTATTAATCGCTGACCTTTTTGTGGTAGCGGTATCATTTTTTATAGGATATTTCATAAGGACAAGATTTGAAGGGGTTTTACCGCTTAATGTTTATATCGGGTTTTTACCGGCTCTACTGTTCATATGGGGAACTCTTCTTTATTATTTTGGAATGTACAGGACTACAGGTGTCCGGCAGATATCCGAGATAATAATCGTAATATTTAAAACAGCTGTTTTAGGCTTCATTATTTTCGGCAGCTACGTATTTGTCCTTCATTTGCAGGAGCAGGTCACAAGGTTGATGATGGGCATTATATTTATTATTGCGGCTGTTTTAATAATCATAGAAAAAATTGCAATTATATATATGGTTAAATACGTATGGGGCTTAGGGACCAATTTCAAAAGTGCTCTGTACGCTTTTAGAAGTATTTTAGTGGTAGGCACAGGCAAACGGACAGGAAAATTCGTTAGTTTAATAAGCAATAATCCTCAATGGGCGATTAAAATCATAGGTCTTGTGGACATGGACAAGACTAAAACAGGAAATATAATATACGGTTACAAAGTGTTAGGAAGTTTCGATGATATACCAAATATAATCCATAATAATGTTGTAGATGAAGTTGTATTTATTGTCCCGCGTTCATGGCTTAATAAGATTGAGGGAATAATACGTTTTTGCGAGAGTGAGGGATTAGCTATTCATCTTGCCGTTGACATCTTTGAACTTGAAATCTTGAAGGCAAAACAAACTGACTTGCACGGCTTCCCTTTACTAACTTTTGAGGGAGTGTCGCAAAAATTAGAGTACCTGTTTATAAAAAGAATCATTGATTTTTTTATTTCTGCAGTTGCGCTAATAGCCTTTTCGCCTTTTTTCCTGATCTCGGCAATCCTGATCAAAATTACGTCAGAAGGCACTATTTTATTTAAGCAGGAAAGATGCAGCTTATACGGCAGGAAATTTGTTTTTTATAAGTTCAGGACCATGGTTACTGACGCCGAATCCAAACTTGAAGAAGTTCTCAAATATAATGAAATGTGCGGGCCTGTTTTTAAGATGACAAATGACCCCAGAGTGACAAAAATAGGAAAGTTCTTGAGGAAGTATAGTTTGGATGAACTGCCGCAATTATGGAACGTGTTTAAAGGGGACATGAGTTTGGTGGGGCCAAGGCCTCCATTGCCGGCAGAAGTTGAAAAATATGATAACTGGCAGAGAAGAAAATTGAGTATGAGACCTGGTATAACATGCTTATGGCAAGTTAGCGGGCGGAGTGAGATTGCTGATTTTAATGAATGGATGAAACTTGATTTGGAATATATTGATAATTGGTCTCTTTGGCTTGACTGTAAAATCCTGCTAAAGACTATTCCTGTTGTACTTCTGGGAAAAGGGGCAAAGTAG
- a CDS encoding acyltransferase: MDNLISIYPHNEIPFSYGNFSLLIICSITLLLIILSLEKKQQVAANDLFDVDTTNSLRGLGIILLLLGHFSVMRIEGIQFFEFAGPWAVIIFLLISGVGLTKTYHLNNCGSSFIKKRIKRILLPTWFALLLFYLLDFLLLKKTYPLKQFALSFSGILCNDYPNGALWFISYTIYNYIIYFCVSLLKIGSLSKLLILFSISCFSIYWIMRVPFLADCFDMWKHYYIVFPVGVLLGLYSNRLFKFLSVFNTFLLTVCMAAAFFVYVAIYYSGKDVAWLPKSGLVNMDSVIFLKKISPVFLILAISVFGSILDKVKLKSKALIYLGRNSFEIYLLHMPFIGSYDFFLFRKPLAVYFFVYISFVLLLSFLLKRAVSFFDGLFFVSTKNKLTPN; the protein is encoded by the coding sequence ATGGATAATTTAATCTCTATTTACCCTCACAATGAAATACCTTTTTCCTATGGCAATTTCTCACTCCTAATTATCTGCAGTATTACATTATTACTGATAATCCTATCTTTAGAGAAGAAACAGCAAGTAGCAGCTAACGATTTGTTTGACGTTGATACAACTAATTCGTTAAGAGGCCTTGGAATAATTCTTTTACTTTTAGGACATTTTTCCGTAATGCGTATTGAGGGAATACAGTTTTTCGAATTCGCAGGGCCGTGGGCCGTAATAATATTCCTTTTAATATCCGGGGTGGGCTTGACTAAAACCTATCACTTGAACAATTGCGGAAGCTCTTTTATTAAAAAAAGGATAAAAAGAATATTATTGCCCACCTGGTTTGCCTTGCTATTGTTTTATTTATTAGATTTTCTGCTTTTGAAAAAGACATATCCTCTAAAGCAATTTGCACTAAGCTTCTCTGGTATACTGTGTAATGATTATCCGAATGGCGCCCTATGGTTTATTTCCTATACCATTTATAATTACATAATTTATTTTTGTGTTTCACTATTGAAAATCGGATCGTTAAGCAAGCTGCTAATATTATTTTCAATTTCATGTTTTTCAATATATTGGATTATGCGCGTTCCTTTTTTAGCTGATTGTTTTGATATGTGGAAGCACTATTATATTGTGTTCCCGGTCGGGGTACTATTGGGATTGTACAGTAACAGGTTATTTAAGTTTTTATCTGTGTTCAATACCTTTCTGTTGACTGTTTGCATGGCAGCGGCTTTTTTCGTATATGTTGCTATTTATTACAGTGGCAAAGACGTTGCATGGTTACCAAAGTCAGGATTGGTAAATATGGACAGCGTTATTTTTTTAAAAAAAATTTCACCGGTTTTTTTAATACTGGCGATCAGTGTGTTTGGTAGCATTTTAGATAAAGTTAAATTAAAATCAAAAGCGTTGATTTATCTTGGCAGAAATTCATTTGAAATCTATTTGCTGCACATGCCTTTTATAGGATCTTATGATTTTTTCTTGTTTCGAAAACCACTGGCGGTCTATTTCTTTGTTTATATTTCTTTCGTCTTATTGTTAAGCTTCTTATTGAAAAGAGCAGTAAGTTTTTTTGACGGCTTATTTTTTGTATCTACAAAAAATAAACTTACCCCGAATTGA
- a CDS encoding methyltransferase domain-containing protein, which translates to MNVIRPEEVNNKIYYLTGLIIVLLNYIKQGIIGYRKPRSFSINEVERAIEYDINVVDGWLKYLGRYSDEEINPLENKTILELGPGADLGIGLILLMMGAKKYIALDVYPLARSTPVKFYEELSRKLANIRPETDTVFFNEELDKFYKKKSERVIYIVDDKFQISKIKDGIDIVFSQAAFEYFPDMEKTVKELSSVVNSGGVLISEIDLRTHTSAIRDKDPLNIYRYDDFLWNLFKPKSPLNRVRAFEYKLLLEKYGWTKVETLPLDVLEEKYVEKIKPHLSKRFRMMDSSEMKMLSVMLTAQKK; encoded by the coding sequence ATGAATGTCATAAGGCCTGAAGAAGTCAATAATAAGATATATTATCTTACGGGGCTTATTATCGTTTTATTAAATTACATAAAGCAGGGTATAATCGGCTACAGGAAACCAAGAAGTTTTTCCATAAATGAGGTAGAACGGGCCATTGAATATGACATCAATGTCGTTGATGGATGGCTGAAGTATCTTGGCAGGTATTCGGACGAAGAAATAAATCCATTGGAAAACAAAACTATTTTGGAGCTTGGCCCCGGAGCAGACCTTGGGATTGGGTTGATATTACTAATGATGGGGGCAAAGAAGTATATTGCGTTAGATGTCTATCCCCTTGCCCGGTCAACGCCTGTAAAATTCTACGAAGAGCTTTCCAGAAAACTGGCGAATATAAGACCTGAGACCGATACAGTTTTTTTTAATGAAGAGCTGGATAAATTTTACAAGAAGAAGAGTGAAAGGGTTATTTATATTGTTGATGATAAATTTCAAATATCAAAAATTAAAGATGGGATCGATATTGTTTTCAGTCAGGCTGCTTTTGAATACTTTCCAGACATGGAGAAGACAGTAAAAGAACTTAGCAGCGTTGTTAATAGCGGCGGGGTTTTGATTTCCGAGATAGATTTAAGAACACATACCTCTGCAATAAGGGATAAAGATCCTTTGAATATTTACAGATATGATGATTTCTTGTGGAACCTGTTCAAACCCAAATCACCTTTAAATAGAGTTAGGGCCTTCGAATACAAACTGCTATTGGAGAAGTATGGATGGACAAAGGTGGAAACATTACCACTGGACGTGTTGGAAGAAAAATATGTGGAAAAGATTAAGCCTCACCTCAGTAAAAGATTCCGTATGATGGATTCATCCGAGATGAAGATGCTCAGTGTAATGTTAACTGCTCAAAAAAAATGA
- a CDS encoding glycosyltransferase has protein sequence MKNKQLISFILPAYHAQSFIYNNLNLFSKYCTEADFKSEIIVVNDGSTDKTNEAIQSFLKDKKNGTLIKYINLPENRGKGFAIKKGFELSEGQYIVFTDCDLPYSFKNIDDVVKKLVNKEANVVIACRMHRNSVYKIRSENLSYIYIRHTSGRIYNWLINFFTRVNIEDTQAGLKGFDRETAELVFSKLSIDGFSFDIELLVCSKENEKKISSVPIEFNYESEMSTISFVKQTFFMTSGLMKVFFKRMSGYYKK, from the coding sequence ATGAAAAATAAGCAGTTAATATCATTTATCCTTCCTGCATATCATGCCCAATCATTTATTTACAATAACTTGAATCTATTTTCAAAATATTGCACTGAAGCCGATTTTAAAAGTGAAATAATAGTTGTAAATGATGGAAGCACTGACAAGACAAATGAAGCAATCCAGTCTTTTTTAAAAGATAAAAAAAACGGGACGTTAATTAAATATATAAATCTTCCAGAAAATAGAGGCAAGGGCTTTGCAATTAAAAAAGGTTTTGAATTATCAGAAGGGCAGTATATTGTTTTTACAGATTGCGATTTGCCTTATTCATTTAAAAATATAGATGATGTGGTTAAAAAACTCGTGAATAAAGAGGCAAATGTCGTGATAGCATGCCGGATGCACAGGAATAGTGTTTATAAAATAAGATCAGAAAATCTTTCTTATATTTACATCAGGCATACATCAGGGAGAATTTATAACTGGTTAATTAATTTTTTTACCCGTGTTAATATCGAAGATACACAGGCTGGGTTGAAAGGCTTTGACCGTGAAACTGCTGAACTCGTTTTCAGTAAGTTGAGTATTGATGGGTTTAGTTTTGATATCGAGCTCTTGGTGTGCTCCAAGGAAAACGAGAAAAAAATATCTTCAGTGCCAATAGAGTTTAATTATGAATCAGAAATGAGCACAATAAGTTTTGTAAAACAAACTTTCTTTATGACTTCAGGGTTGATGAAAGTTTTTTTTAAACGTATGTCAGGATATTACAAAAAATAA
- a CDS encoding polysaccharide deacetylase family protein — protein sequence MKNRKYTEIKYKIAWNIGAMFSFFLYFSGIAHCYILLRKKLLKNYIMFVLTYHRIHDGREDAHISVRVETFKRQMAYLQRSFNVISLDALINSLGNSGCLTNDVVAITFDDGWKDNYNNAFQVLKVTGFPATIFVATDRIGKDHGLTDEEINEMFRNNVTIGAHTMSHKALSDVDYETAVSEVRGSKLKLEKILQQEVKYFAYPFGKKGQDFSEQAMDIVKESRFTAAFSTDNGCVSGQSHLFALERIGIRDFPMFVFKVRVSGIFENKWVHSLRQYLRV from the coding sequence ATGAAAAACAGGAAATACACTGAAATAAAATATAAGATTGCATGGAATATCGGGGCCATGTTCTCATTTTTTTTATATTTCTCAGGGATCGCGCATTGTTATATTTTATTAAGGAAAAAACTTCTTAAAAATTATATCATGTTCGTTCTGACATACCATCGCATTCATGACGGCAGGGAAGATGCGCATATATCTGTTCGGGTAGAAACATTCAAGCGTCAAATGGCTTATTTGCAAAGAAGTTTTAACGTTATATCGCTGGATGCTCTCATCAATAGTTTAGGGAACAGCGGCTGCTTAACTAATGATGTTGTTGCGATCACTTTCGACGACGGCTGGAAGGACAACTATAATAATGCGTTTCAGGTTTTGAAGGTAACGGGTTTCCCCGCAACAATATTCGTTGCAACAGACCGTATAGGAAAAGATCATGGGTTGACTGATGAAGAAATTAACGAGATGTTTAGGAATAACGTTACCATCGGAGCTCATACCATGTCTCATAAGGCATTGTCAGATGTTGATTATGAAACCGCGGTTTCCGAAGTTAGGGGTTCAAAACTTAAACTGGAAAAGATTCTTCAGCAGGAAGTTAAGTATTTTGCGTATCCTTTCGGAAAAAAAGGACAGGATTTTAGCGAGCAAGCAATGGATATAGTCAAAGAGTCGAGGTTCACTGCTGCTTTCTCGACCGACAACGGCTGCGTAAGTGGACAAAGTCATTTGTTTGCTTTGGAAAGAATTGGTATCAGAGATTTTCCAATGTTTGTGTTTAAGGTGCGTGTTTCAGGTATATTTGAAAATAAGTGGGTTCATAGTTTAAGACAATACTTAAGAGTTTGA